The Brassica oleracea var. oleracea cultivar TO1000 chromosome C7, BOL, whole genome shotgun sequence sequence CTATATTCCTGTTGGCGTAACGATCGTGCAAGTCAATACCATCAAAACGCTGTGGGAACTGGACGTAGCAGCACTTCTTTCCATAAGCAGGGTCCATAAGGAAACACATGGCTTCTTTAATAGCCTTGCTGTTGTTGAAGTAATGATCACAATCAACGTTCAAAAGATAAGCTCCATTGGTCAGAACAGCAGAAACACGGATCTGTCAACGTAAAGAGAAGCTGAATCAGGAGAGAACAAGACGAAAGAATATGAAGAAGAAAGCTTCCTAGGCATTGAACAAGAGAACAAACCAGTGCATTCATAGCTCCAGCCTTCTTGTGGTGTTGAAATCCAGGCCGCTTTTCACGAGAAACATAGATGAGTCTAGGCAGCTCATTGCCATCGGTATCTAGACCTCCACTGTGGCCTAAGAACACCTGAAAATTGAAACAAAACGATGCACCATAAATAAAATATCCTCAAGTTATAATAATTTAAGGGATTGAATCATTGTACCTGAATCATTCCAGGATGATCTCTAGTGTTGTTACCAGGCCAGGGAGTACCATCCTGCATCGTCCATCCTTCTTCAGGGATCTTCTGTGCTTTAGCAACAAGTGCATTGATCCTCACCTTAAACTCTTCATACTCTCTCTGTCATTACAAGCCAAGAAAATTTTAGAGCCAATCTCTAGTTTTTTTAATGTCTGAGAAGCTGATTGATTTTTCAAATGACCTTCATAGCTCGTCGCTCTTTAACAAAAGAAGGCTGGATCTTGTCCTTCAAGTAATCTATCTTCTGTGCAAAGTAGAACTCAGGGGCCCTGGGCTCAATGCTAAACTTCTTGCAAAATGGCACCCATTTCTTTGCGAACTCGGCAGTTTCAGAAAGAGATTCGAACGTTAGCATCGCTGCACCATCGTCTGAAACGTAACAGGCGACTTTGTCTACCGGGTAGTCCACGGCAAGAATCGAGAGGACTGTGTTTGCTGTAACAAGAGGAGGCTCTTTCAGTGGGTCCACCGTACTAACAAAGACGTCAACAGGAGTTAGCTGTGATGGTTCACCGTCTCGATCATATCTACAATATGAAACCATAAACAAACCATTAAATATAGTCAGTATAATAGCTTAGCTCCATTCTCAACAAGCACTTCATTAGACAAGTAGGATGCATAGACCTAAAGACCAACCTTATAGCGAGACGGTCGAGATAAGTCTCTCGGTTAATGGGGTACCATTTGGGAAACTGATCGAGAAGCCAAGAAAATGCAAACCAGATCTCACAAATAACTGAGGTCAACCACAATGGATAAGCATCTTTCACAGGGTGAGTTGTACGATATTGCAAGAAGAATCCCAAGATGATAAGCCGGAGAATAATCACAACCCGGTAAGGTGTGAGATGAGAAGGCGGGATAGGAACAATACGGCTCATAGGCAACCTCGTATCATCGGCCCTGTTAAGTAAGAGATCCATAATTTAAATAAATAATACCGCTCAAATTTGAATAAGATCTATGTCTTAGTTCTTGAACTTACATTTGAAGTTCTTCGCCGTTGGAACCAGTCCCTTCAATCTCTCCTCCTTTCCCTTCATGGTATTTACCAGTCATCTGTACCATATTCTTCTCTTGCTTCAGCTTCCACCCTTCAACTCTTTCTTTCCAGTCAACGTTTCCAAGACCGTAAGAGTTCAAGTCTTTTGAAGGGTCCACGATTCTTACAGGGACTGCAAATTTAAGCACAAACTATCAGTAAGTGTTGACAAAAGAAGATGTAGGAAAGAATAGGAATCACATCGAACTAACCAGGTTGCCGTGGATCAATATAAGGAGATGAAATGGCATTCCTGTCACCAGGACCTAAAGGACCTGATGTAGTACGCACAGATTGTGTATCAGGCGTGCGAATTTCCCCAGAAACCTGTGTAGCAAATTTAAAAAAAAAGAGTCTAATCTTAGAGATTTATCCAGTAATACAGATCACTTTAGATGTAGATCATTACCGTATGGCCATGGGTGAGAAGAGGAATTGGTTGAGATTCATGTCTAGAAGAGGAAGAGAACTCTTCACCATGACGTTGGCGTCTTCCCTTGTTAGCTCCCTGAGTGTAATTAAACTCATTCTCAATATCATCAACATCATCCTCATCTTCATCTCCTTCAACACGAGGACTCCCTGCAACAACCCAAAAAACTTGTTCACCAACAAAGACTAAATAGAATAAAAAGATCCAAACAAAGACAAGTACTGACCCCTGAGACGTCTGTATCTAGTCTTGCATTGAGGACAACACTGAGTTCCATCTTTCCTCTCGTACTCGTAGCAAGGACGACACACAGGGAAGGCACATTCATTGCAAGCCACAAAAAGATCTCCAGTTTCAGTGAGACCACCAGCGTTATCACCGCAGATCTGACATGTATGTGGATCCATATTCTTCAAAGCTTTGGTCTGCATTGAGTATCATTGTTAGCTTATTGAGTATATAAGAAACTACTGTAACAGATCAATGCAGATCTAGTTGAGCTATAAGTAAAGTAGTAAACTTTGAGAGCTAAAGATCTATTACACAAGCCTTAGATTCAAGAAGATCCTAAACTGAAATCCACAGATATAAAAGGAAAGTTTCTATCTTTAGCAACTCAAGATCCTAATGGAGGAATCTAGATGAGATCTAGAAACACTAACCCCGCCGTCAGATTCGTGACGTATCCGAACGAGCTCGTTTCTCCGGTAGGAACCAGCGACCAAGCCGGCACTGGCCTCCATTGCTGATGATGAGTCAGATCACAGACCGACAGAGAGATGTTCAACACTGACACTCTCTTTCTTTCTTTCTTTTGATCTCTAAGCTTCAAACACCAATCTGCTTTGCCTATTTAATCGCCGTGTCTGAGTTTCTTTTTTTATTAATATTTTTTTTTATTGACAAAGTAGATACTTCACCGGAGGTGGTGACGGTAGCCTCTTCGTCTCCTATATTATTGGCTCAGCTCGGCTCGGATTATCTATAGGTGTTCTTTTATAAAAGCTGAGCCGTTGGCTTCTGTTGA is a genomic window containing:
- the LOC106305979 gene encoding cellulose synthase A catalytic subunit 1 [UDP-forming] encodes the protein MEASAGLVAGSYRRNELVRIRHESDGGTKALKNMDPHTCQICGDNAGGLTETGDLFVACNECAFPVCRPCYEYERKDGTQCCPQCKTRYRRLRGSPRVEGDEDEDDVDDIENEFNYTQGANKGRRQRHGEEFSSSSRHESQPIPLLTHGHTVSGEIRTPDTQSVRTTSGPLGPGDRNAISSPYIDPRQPVPVRIVDPSKDLNSYGLGNVDWKERVEGWKLKQEKNMVQMTGKYHEGKGGEIEGTGSNGEELQMADDTRLPMSRIVPIPPSHLTPYRVVIILRLIILGFFLQYRTTHPVKDAYPLWLTSVICEIWFAFSWLLDQFPKWYPINRETYLDRLAIRYDRDGEPSQLTPVDVFVSTVDPLKEPPLVTANTVLSILAVDYPVDKVACYVSDDGAAMLTFESLSETAEFAKKWVPFCKKFSIEPRAPEFYFAQKIDYLKDKIQPSFVKERRAMKREYEEFKVRINALVAKAQKIPEEGWTMQDGTPWPGNNTRDHPGMIQVFLGHSGGLDTDGNELPRLIYVSREKRPGFQHHKKAGAMNALIRVSAVLTNGAYLLNVDCDHYFNNSKAIKEAMCFLMDPAYGKKCCYVQFPQRFDGIDLHDRYANRNIVFFDINLKGLDGIQGPVYVGTGCCFNRQALYGYDPVLTEEDLEPNIIVKSCCGSRKKGKKSKKYNYDQQRRGINRSDSNAPLFNMDDIEEGFEGYDDERSILMSQKSVEKRFGQSPVFIAATFMEQGGIPPTTNPATLLKEAIHVISCGYEDKTEWGKEIGWIYGSVTEDILTGFKMHARGWMSIYCNPPRPAFKGSAPINLSDRLNQVLRWALGSIEILLSRHCPIWYGYTGRLRLLERLAYINTIVYPITALPLIAYCILPAFCLITDKFIIPEISNYASIWFILLFISIAVTGVLELRWSGVSIEDWWRNEQFWVIGGTSAHLFAVFQGLLKVLAGIDTNFTVTSKASDEDGDFAELYIFKWTALLIPPTTVLVVNLIGIVAGVSYAVNSGYQSWGPLFGKLFFALWVIAHLYPFLKGLMGRQNRTPTIVIVWSVLLASIFSLLWVRINPFVSVTPEANPTAVPGGVF